Proteins co-encoded in one Prescottella sp. R16 genomic window:
- a CDS encoding acyl-CoA dehydrogenase: protein MPIGIGPDHDALADSLARFAAREAPVERTRAQFEEFARGDRPAFWEQLVGMGIPSLHLAEEYDGAGAGLLELAVALEQSGHGLVPGPLLPTVTASAVIQSHGTDTARKALLPRLAGGATGAVAFETGTVTLDGDGDEVVATGETVPVLGAPGAEILVLAGRCGERSVWFAVSASDVGVEVVAEEGVDLTRDIGRVRLSDTRIPAENVLGADADEVAAIVAVLQCAEAVGVARWAQETSLAYAKIREQFGRPIGSFQAIKHKCAQLFIRLEVLTSSVWDAALAADSGDREQLALAAARTATVVRREAVDVVLDALTLLGGIGNTWEHDIHLYWRRVVSLLALGGSPDEWARRAGELASTTERESVLGVPDRPDFRAGVAATIAEAVALDEAAARVLLADRGLVAPHYPEPYGLGADTAAQLIIAEEFDRAGITQPSTVIGEWALPSILQYGTEEQMERLVVPTLRGEIVWCQLFSEPGAGSDLASLTTFATKVDGGWRIDGNKVWNSKAYEAHWGICLARTDRDAPKHRGIGFFLVDMSAPGVEVRPLREANGDSMFNEVTLDGVFVPDADLVGLPGEGWKVARTTLANERVAMGNTPVAGGYRFDPVEVARSLDPDTRYDALPALGRITSTTGALDALAHRSVLKRLSGLNPGVEASALKAASAHHITDVTAQVLEWFGPEAAVGSLGADVSGGGRAAKAYLATPKLLIGGGTLEIQLNVISEQILGLPRESR from the coding sequence ATGCCGATCGGTATCGGACCAGATCACGACGCACTCGCCGACTCGCTCGCGCGGTTCGCCGCCCGCGAGGCACCCGTGGAACGGACCCGCGCGCAGTTCGAGGAGTTCGCGCGCGGTGATCGGCCCGCCTTCTGGGAGCAGTTGGTGGGTATGGGGATTCCGTCGCTACACCTGGCCGAGGAGTACGACGGGGCGGGCGCGGGCCTGCTCGAACTCGCGGTGGCGCTGGAACAGTCCGGGCACGGGTTGGTCCCCGGACCGTTGCTGCCGACGGTCACCGCGAGCGCCGTGATCCAGTCCCACGGCACGGATACGGCACGAAAGGCGCTGCTCCCACGCCTGGCCGGCGGCGCCACGGGCGCGGTCGCGTTCGAGACCGGCACCGTCACGCTCGACGGTGACGGCGACGAGGTGGTGGCCACCGGCGAGACCGTGCCCGTGCTCGGTGCGCCCGGTGCCGAGATCCTCGTGCTGGCCGGTCGGTGCGGTGAGCGGTCGGTGTGGTTCGCGGTGTCGGCGAGTGACGTCGGCGTCGAGGTCGTCGCCGAGGAGGGGGTCGACCTGACCCGGGACATCGGGCGGGTGCGATTGTCCGACACGCGGATCCCCGCCGAGAACGTCCTCGGTGCGGATGCCGACGAGGTCGCGGCGATCGTCGCTGTGCTGCAGTGCGCCGAGGCTGTCGGCGTCGCGCGCTGGGCGCAGGAGACCAGCCTGGCGTACGCGAAGATCCGCGAGCAGTTCGGGCGCCCGATCGGGTCGTTCCAGGCGATCAAGCACAAGTGCGCGCAGTTGTTCATCCGGCTCGAGGTGCTGACCAGCTCGGTGTGGGACGCCGCGCTGGCCGCGGACAGCGGTGACCGGGAACAGTTGGCACTCGCGGCGGCTCGGACCGCGACGGTGGTACGTCGCGAGGCCGTCGACGTGGTACTCGATGCGCTCACCCTGCTCGGCGGGATCGGCAACACGTGGGAACACGACATCCACCTGTACTGGCGGCGCGTCGTGAGCCTGCTCGCGCTCGGCGGCTCGCCGGACGAATGGGCCCGCCGCGCCGGCGAACTGGCGTCGACCACGGAACGAGAATCCGTACTGGGCGTCCCGGACCGGCCGGACTTCCGCGCCGGGGTGGCGGCGACGATCGCCGAGGCCGTGGCGCTCGACGAGGCAGCCGCACGGGTGCTGCTCGCCGACCGCGGTCTGGTCGCGCCGCACTATCCCGAGCCGTACGGTCTGGGCGCCGACACCGCTGCACAGCTGATCATCGCCGAGGAGTTCGACCGCGCCGGAATCACCCAGCCCAGCACGGTCATCGGTGAGTGGGCGTTGCCGTCCATTCTCCAGTACGGCACCGAGGAACAGATGGAACGACTCGTCGTTCCGACCCTGCGCGGGGAGATCGTCTGGTGCCAGTTGTTCTCCGAGCCCGGCGCCGGTTCGGATCTCGCGTCGCTGACGACGTTCGCCACCAAGGTCGACGGCGGTTGGCGCATCGACGGCAACAAGGTGTGGAACTCCAAGGCCTACGAGGCGCACTGGGGCATCTGCCTCGCCCGCACCGACCGGGACGCCCCCAAGCATCGCGGGATCGGCTTCTTCCTCGTCGACATGTCGGCGCCGGGAGTGGAGGTCCGGCCGCTCCGGGAGGCCAACGGCGACAGCATGTTCAACGAGGTCACCCTCGACGGTGTGTTCGTCCCGGACGCCGACCTGGTGGGTCTTCCGGGCGAGGGCTGGAAGGTGGCCCGCACGACCCTGGCGAACGAGCGGGTCGCGATGGGCAACACCCCCGTCGCCGGCGGATACCGCTTCGATCCCGTGGAGGTGGCGCGGTCCCTGGACCCGGACACCCGATACGACGCGCTGCCCGCGCTGGGCCGGATCACGTCGACCACCGGGGCCCTCGACGCGCTCGCGCACCGCAGCGTCCTCAAACGACTCTCCGGCCTCAACCCGGGGGTCGAGGCAAGTGCGCTCAAGGCCGCGTCCGCACACCACATCACCGACGTCACCGCGCAGGTGCTCGAATGGTTCGGCCCGGAGGCGGCCGTGGGCAGCCTGGGCGCGGACGTCTCCGGTGGTGGGCGCGCGGCCAAGGCGTATCT
- a CDS encoding amidohydrolase family protein — protein MTPYDGISIIDTHIGFREAGYDEYAFITRQTKDRESNDEFSMPAQYMFKGVPDLATDDPISVTLYEMDKHGIEIGMVSMAKESGQRAVRMFPDRFVPQGSAVDPNDIMGTLTRMTREYEEFGIVSVSSFAAGTFPQVALNAPQMYPIYAKCVELDIPIFACAGIAGPRLKSAVQHVELIDDVMFDFPDLVFVTRHGCEPWEDLAVKLMIKWPNLYYSTSAFAPKHYPKAIVDYANTRGADKIIYAGYFPAGLTLDRIFGDMPGVPFKDEVWPKFLHENARKVLKLKG, from the coding sequence ATGACGCCCTACGACGGCATCTCGATCATCGACACGCACATCGGTTTCCGCGAGGCCGGCTACGACGAGTACGCGTTCATCACACGGCAGACGAAGGATCGCGAGAGCAACGACGAGTTCAGCATGCCGGCGCAGTACATGTTCAAGGGTGTGCCGGACCTCGCGACCGACGATCCGATCTCGGTGACGCTGTACGAGATGGACAAGCACGGTATCGAGATCGGCATGGTCAGCATGGCCAAGGAATCCGGGCAGCGCGCCGTCCGCATGTTCCCGGACCGATTCGTGCCGCAGGGTTCGGCGGTCGATCCCAACGACATCATGGGCACACTGACCCGGATGACCCGTGAGTACGAGGAATTCGGCATCGTCTCGGTGAGTTCGTTCGCCGCGGGTACGTTCCCGCAGGTGGCGCTCAACGCGCCGCAGATGTATCCGATCTATGCCAAGTGCGTCGAACTCGACATCCCGATCTTCGCGTGTGCCGGAATCGCGGGCCCGCGACTGAAGTCGGCAGTCCAGCACGTCGAACTGATCGACGACGTGATGTTCGATTTCCCAGATCTGGTATTCGTCACGCGGCACGGCTGCGAACCGTGGGAGGATCTGGCCGTCAAACTGATGATCAAATGGCCGAACCTCTACTACTCGACCTCGGCGTTCGCGCCCAAGCACTACCCGAAGGCGATCGTCGACTACGCGAACACTCGCGGCGCCGACAAGATCATCTACGCCGGGTACTTCCCCGCGGGGTTGACCCTGGACCGAATCTTCGGCGACATGCCGGGCGTGCCGTTCAAGGACGAGGTGTGGCCGAAGTTCCTGCACGAGAACGCCCGCAAGGTGCTCAAACTGAAAGGTTGA
- a CDS encoding SDR family NAD(P)-dependent oxidoreductase, with translation MTDRLHGRRAIVTGASRGIGAGIAQRLAAEGAAVAIVARTVDEPRGGFDGTLAATADLIRASGGTVAIVASALEDPESRARIVPEAEAALGGPIDILVNNAAAAMFEPLRSYPAKRAHLTFEVNVHAPLDLAQRVIPGMMERGEGWIVNITSGTARIRPVEPLPDGQTDLDADIHGTALYGMSKAAQDRMTAGLAAELNGTGIRVNAVSPRSAVATAGALSVASNMVGSQWFVPESLEEMVEAVTWLCAAAPHHTGNVEASLDILEREKVTVHGLDGRPIAKEQNA, from the coding sequence ATGACCGACCGCCTGCACGGCCGACGCGCGATCGTTACCGGTGCCAGCCGTGGCATCGGTGCCGGCATCGCCCAGCGGCTCGCCGCCGAAGGTGCGGCGGTCGCGATCGTCGCGCGCACGGTCGACGAACCGAGAGGAGGCTTCGACGGCACCCTCGCCGCGACCGCCGACCTGATCCGTGCGAGCGGCGGTACCGTCGCGATCGTCGCGTCCGCGCTGGAGGATCCGGAGTCCCGGGCCCGCATCGTGCCGGAAGCCGAAGCGGCACTGGGCGGCCCGATCGACATCCTCGTCAACAATGCCGCGGCTGCGATGTTCGAACCGCTGCGAAGCTACCCGGCCAAGCGTGCGCACCTGACGTTCGAGGTGAACGTGCATGCGCCGCTCGATCTCGCACAGCGGGTGATCCCGGGGATGATGGAGCGCGGCGAGGGCTGGATCGTCAACATCACCAGTGGCACGGCCCGGATCCGTCCGGTCGAGCCGCTGCCCGACGGGCAGACCGACCTGGACGCCGACATCCACGGCACCGCCCTGTACGGCATGAGCAAAGCCGCGCAGGACCGGATGACGGCCGGGCTCGCCGCCGAACTGAACGGCACCGGCATCCGGGTCAATGCGGTGAGCCCTCGCTCGGCGGTCGCGACCGCCGGTGCGCTGTCGGTGGCGTCGAACATGGTCGGTTCGCAGTGGTTCGTCCCCGAGTCGCTCGAGGAGATGGTCGAAGCGGTGACGTGGTTGTGCGCCGCCGCGCCGCATCACACCGGCAACGTCGAGGCGAGCCTGGACATCCTCGAGCGTGAGAAGGTCACGGTCCACGGTCTGGACGGCAGGCCGATCGCGAAGGAGCAGAACGCATGA
- a CDS encoding amidohydrolase family protein — translation MTNETPYILISADSHAGADHATYREYLDSRWYEEFDAWRGKYKNPYRDLVDDGRTRNWDNERRLRETQGDGTVGEVLFPNTVPPFFPSAAVLAGPPRAEDFDKRLAGIRAHNRWLKDFCNDAPAQRAGVAQIFLNDVDEAIADVKWVKENGLRGGILLPNLAPDIKWVKPLYDPEYDRLWEVCEDLGVPINSHAGTGLPDYGRYKTSSLLYINEVGFYSMRPLVQMILSGVFERFPKLKFAVSEQGCSWAPDLMRQLDTVDLRVKRTGRIGELFYSEDEQLPLRPSEYFRRNVWVGATMPSAQDMAARDTLGDGKFMWGSDYPHNEGTYPFTRECVRQVMHDVEEAELRKLFAENAAELYDFDLEALAPLAAQYGPTPSEVAQPLTELPDEPNDVLLRESFAEQLEAELGV, via the coding sequence GTGACGAACGAAACGCCGTACATCCTCATCTCCGCCGACAGCCACGCCGGTGCCGACCACGCCACGTACCGCGAGTACCTCGATTCCCGGTGGTACGAGGAGTTCGATGCGTGGCGCGGAAAGTACAAGAACCCGTACCGCGACCTCGTCGACGACGGCCGAACCCGCAACTGGGACAACGAGCGTCGGCTGCGCGAGACGCAGGGGGACGGCACGGTCGGCGAGGTTCTCTTCCCCAACACGGTGCCGCCCTTCTTCCCGAGCGCCGCCGTCCTGGCCGGTCCGCCGCGGGCCGAGGACTTCGACAAGCGCCTCGCCGGCATCCGTGCCCACAACCGTTGGCTGAAGGACTTCTGCAACGACGCGCCCGCACAGCGTGCCGGTGTCGCGCAGATCTTCCTCAACGACGTCGACGAGGCCATCGCAGATGTCAAGTGGGTCAAGGAGAACGGGCTGCGCGGCGGCATCCTGCTGCCGAACCTCGCACCGGACATCAAGTGGGTCAAGCCGCTCTACGATCCCGAGTACGACCGTCTCTGGGAGGTCTGTGAGGATCTGGGTGTCCCGATCAACAGCCATGCCGGCACCGGCCTGCCGGACTACGGCCGCTACAAGACCTCGTCGCTGCTCTACATCAACGAGGTCGGCTTCTACTCGATGCGCCCGCTGGTGCAGATGATCCTCTCGGGTGTCTTCGAACGGTTCCCGAAGCTCAAGTTCGCGGTCTCCGAGCAGGGCTGCTCGTGGGCGCCGGACCTGATGCGTCAGCTCGACACCGTCGACCTGCGCGTCAAGCGCACCGGCCGGATCGGTGAACTGTTCTACAGCGAGGACGAGCAACTGCCGCTGCGTCCGAGCGAATACTTCCGGCGCAACGTGTGGGTCGGCGCGACGATGCCGTCGGCGCAGGACATGGCCGCCCGCGACACCCTCGGCGACGGCAAGTTCATGTGGGGCAGCGACTACCCGCACAACGAAGGCACCTACCCGTTCACCCGCGAGTGCGTCCGGCAGGTCATGCACGACGTGGAGGAGGCGGAACTGCGGAAGCTGTTCGCCGAGAACGCCGCCGAACTGTACGACTTCGACCTCGAGGCACTGGCTCCGCTCGCCGCGCAGTACGGACCCACGCCGTCCGAGGTCGCGCAGCCGCTCACCGAGCTGCCCGACGAGCCGAACGACGTGCTGCTGCGGGAGTCTTTCGCCGAGCAGCTCGAGGCGGAGCTCGGCGTATGA
- a CDS encoding DegT/DnrJ/EryC1/StrS aminotransferase family protein → MTRVVYARSVHDEREIEACLEVLRGGPFALKIGKNVAEMERRVADLYGKKLGLMCNSGSSALYLALELLDLPKGSEVITSPLTFSTDVSPIVRGGWIPVFVDVEPDTYNVDVSKIEELITDKTGAILVPNLAGNAPDWRAIREIADRHGLKVIEDSCDCIGTTLHGEKTGTWSDITVTSFAMSHIMTCAGNGGMVCLDDEKLRDKGLMLRRWGRRSEPHLFGSDEAKTGRVFREDLDGVAYDNDFIFDVLPWNFEPSELGAAFGLVQLSKLDANFKRRHEIFDAFSAAFGAYPELFRLPEQLEGFHTAWLCYPVTIREDAGFVRSDLQESLEGAGIDTRTVWSGNVTRHPMMKNVEYRVPEGGLPFADEVFERGMSLGMSHGTTDEELDHVVASIHAFASKFATATAAKS, encoded by the coding sequence ATGACCAGGGTTGTCTATGCCCGCAGTGTGCACGACGAGCGCGAGATCGAGGCCTGCCTCGAGGTGCTGCGTGGCGGTCCGTTCGCCCTGAAGATCGGCAAGAACGTGGCCGAGATGGAGCGCCGGGTCGCGGACCTCTACGGCAAGAAGCTGGGCCTGATGTGCAACTCGGGTTCGTCGGCGCTGTACCTGGCGCTCGAACTGCTCGATCTGCCCAAGGGTTCCGAGGTCATCACCTCGCCGCTGACGTTCTCCACGGACGTCTCGCCCATCGTTCGCGGCGGCTGGATCCCGGTCTTCGTCGACGTCGAGCCCGACACCTACAACGTCGACGTCAGCAAGATCGAGGAACTGATCACCGACAAGACGGGGGCGATCCTGGTCCCCAACCTGGCCGGTAACGCCCCCGACTGGCGCGCGATTCGCGAGATCGCCGACAGGCACGGCCTCAAGGTCATCGAGGATTCGTGTGACTGCATCGGCACCACCCTGCACGGCGAGAAGACCGGCACGTGGTCGGACATCACCGTCACCAGCTTCGCGATGTCGCACATCATGACGTGCGCCGGCAACGGCGGCATGGTCTGCCTCGACGACGAGAAGCTGCGCGACAAGGGCCTGATGCTGCGCCGCTGGGGTCGCCGCTCCGAGCCGCACCTGTTCGGATCCGACGAGGCGAAGACCGGCCGCGTGTTCCGAGAGGACCTGGACGGCGTCGCGTACGACAACGACTTCATCTTCGACGTGCTGCCGTGGAATTTCGAGCCGTCCGAGTTGGGTGCCGCGTTCGGCCTGGTCCAGCTGTCCAAGCTCGACGCGAATTTCAAGCGCCGTCACGAGATCTTCGACGCCTTCTCCGCGGCGTTCGGTGCCTACCCGGAGCTCTTCCGTCTGCCCGAGCAGCTCGAGGGATTCCACACCGCGTGGCTCTGCTACCCCGTCACGATCCGTGAGGACGCCGGCTTCGTGCGCTCGGATCTGCAGGAGTCGCTCGAGGGCGCAGGTATCGATACCCGCACGGTGTGGAGCGGCAACGTGACGCGTCATCCGATGATGAAGAACGTCGAGTACCGCGTTCCCGAGGGCGGCCTGCCCTTCGCGGACGAGGTGTTCGAGCGGGGCATGTCCCTCGGCATGAGCCACGGCACGACCGACGAGGAACTCGATCACGTGGTGGCGAGCATCCACGCCTTCGCGTCGAAGTTCGCAACCGCCACGGCCGCGAAGTCGTAG
- a CDS encoding TetR/AcrR family transcriptional regulator encodes MLEPQDRKSEILDAAAALFATRGIAGTSMREIGDEVGLNAGALYHYFRSKGAIVTELVTVFLSDLLANYRTMELDRLEPRARLKAIVDVSLATGAARPDATKVYHAEFPNLRSLRDFDEARTIADEIQTIWLDAIEAGKEAGALRKDVPSKVFHRFLRDSVWFTVYWRKPDDSYTIDELSNDCITVFLDGMAAPTR; translated from the coding sequence GTGCTGGAACCCCAGGACCGGAAGTCTGAGATCCTCGACGCCGCAGCTGCCCTGTTCGCGACGCGCGGGATCGCCGGAACCTCGATGCGCGAGATCGGCGACGAGGTCGGCCTGAACGCCGGGGCGCTGTACCACTACTTCCGGTCGAAGGGCGCCATCGTCACCGAACTGGTCACGGTGTTCCTCTCGGACCTGCTCGCGAACTATCGCACGATGGAACTCGACCGGCTCGAGCCCCGCGCCCGGCTGAAGGCGATCGTCGACGTCTCGCTCGCGACGGGCGCGGCACGCCCCGACGCGACCAAGGTTTATCACGCGGAGTTCCCCAACCTGCGTAGCCTGCGCGACTTCGACGAGGCGCGCACGATCGCAGACGAGATCCAGACCATCTGGCTCGACGCCATCGAGGCGGGCAAGGAGGCCGGCGCCCTCCGAAAGGACGTTCCCTCCAAGGTGTTCCACCGATTCCTCCGGGACTCGGTGTGGTTCACCGTCTACTGGCGCAAGCCGGACGACTCCTACACGATCGACGAGCTCTCGAACGACTGCATCACGGTGTTCCTCGACGGCATGGCCGCCCCGACCCGTTAG
- the pdxS gene encoding pyridoxal 5'-phosphate synthase lyase subunit PdxS, producing MSNTDTTPTGSSPAQVGTARVKRGMAEMLKGGVIMDVVNAEQAKIAEDAGAVAVMALERVPADIRAQGGVSRMSDPDMIDGIIEAVSIPVMAKARIGHFVEAQILQSLGVDYIDESEVLTPADFENHIDKFAFTVPFVCGATNLGEALRRINEGAAMIRSKGEAGTGDVSNATTHMRKIRQEIRRLTSLPEDELYVAAKELQAPYDLVVEVAKAGKLPVTLFTAGGIATPADAAMMMQLGAEGVFVGSGIFKSGNPAERAAAIVKATTFHDDPDVLAKVSRGLGEAMVGINVDEIPQPHRLAERGW from the coding sequence GTGAGCAACACCGACACCACCCCCACCGGATCGTCCCCCGCCCAGGTCGGCACGGCACGCGTCAAGCGGGGCATGGCCGAGATGCTCAAGGGCGGCGTCATCATGGACGTGGTCAACGCGGAGCAGGCCAAGATCGCCGAGGACGCCGGCGCTGTCGCCGTCATGGCACTCGAGCGGGTTCCGGCCGACATCCGCGCCCAGGGCGGTGTCTCGCGCATGTCGGATCCGGACATGATCGACGGCATCATCGAGGCCGTGTCGATCCCGGTCATGGCGAAGGCCCGCATCGGCCACTTCGTCGAGGCGCAGATCCTGCAGTCCCTCGGCGTCGACTACATCGACGAGTCCGAGGTCCTCACCCCGGCCGACTTCGAGAACCACATCGACAAGTTCGCGTTCACGGTGCCGTTCGTGTGTGGCGCCACCAACCTCGGCGAGGCGCTGCGCCGCATCAACGAGGGCGCCGCCATGATCCGCTCGAAGGGTGAGGCCGGTACCGGCGACGTCTCCAACGCCACCACCCACATGCGCAAGATCCGCCAGGAGATCCGCCGCCTGACGTCGCTGCCCGAGGACGAGTTGTACGTCGCCGCGAAGGAACTGCAGGCTCCGTACGACCTGGTCGTCGAGGTCGCCAAGGCCGGCAAGCTTCCCGTCACCCTGTTCACCGCCGGTGGCATCGCCACCCCCGCGGACGCGGCGATGATGATGCAGCTCGGCGCCGAGGGCGTGTTCGTCGGCTCCGGCATCTTCAAGTCCGGCAACCCGGCCGAGCGGGCCGCCGCGATCGTCAAGGCCACCACGTTCCACGACGACCCCGACGTCCTCGCGAAGGTCTCGCGTGGTCTCGGTGAGGCCATGGTCGGCATCAACGTCGACGAGATCCCGCAGCCGCACCGTCTCGCCGAACGCGGCTGGTAG
- the ilvD gene encoding dihydroxy-acid dehydratase, with product MTTSKDSATPDIKPRSRDVTDGLEKTAARGMLRAVGMGDDDWDKPQIGIGSSWNEITPCNLSLDRLADACKDGVFADGGYPLEFGTISVSDGISMGHEGMHFSLVSREVIADSVETVMQAERLDGSVLLAGCDKSLPGMLMAAARLNLANVFLYAGSILPGIAKLSDGTEKEVTIIDAFEAVGACSRGLMSREDVDAIERAICPGEGACGGMYTANTMACAAEALGMSLPGSAAPPATDRRRDGYARRSGQAVVELLRRGITTSDILTKESFENAIAVVMAFGGSTNAVLHLLAIAHEAQVPLTLDDFARVGARVPHLADVKPFGRHVMIDVDRIGGVPVIMKALLDAGLLHGDCLTVTGRTLAENLADIAPPDPDGKVLRALTSPIHPTGGITILKGSLAPGGAVVKSAGFDSSVFEGTARVFDRERAAMDALEDGTITAGDVVVIRYEGPKGGPGMREMLAITAAIKGAGLGKDVLLLTDGRFSGGTTGLCVGHVAPEAVDAGPVAFVRDGDRIRLDVASGTLDLLVDDKELATRRDGWEPLPPRYTRGVLAKYTKLVGSASDGAVCG from the coding sequence GTGACCACGTCGAAAGATTCCGCCACCCCGGACATCAAGCCGCGCAGCCGGGACGTCACGGACGGGCTCGAGAAGACCGCGGCCCGCGGCATGCTCCGCGCGGTCGGGATGGGCGACGACGACTGGGACAAGCCGCAGATCGGGATCGGGTCGTCGTGGAACGAGATCACCCCGTGCAACCTGTCGTTGGATCGGCTCGCCGACGCCTGCAAGGACGGGGTGTTCGCCGACGGCGGCTACCCGCTCGAGTTCGGCACCATCTCCGTCTCCGACGGCATCTCGATGGGCCACGAGGGCATGCACTTCTCGCTCGTGTCGCGGGAGGTGATCGCGGACAGCGTCGAGACGGTGATGCAGGCCGAACGCCTCGACGGCTCGGTCCTGCTCGCCGGCTGCGACAAGTCACTGCCCGGGATGCTCATGGCGGCCGCGCGGCTGAATCTCGCGAACGTCTTCCTGTACGCCGGCTCGATCCTGCCGGGCATCGCGAAACTCTCGGACGGCACCGAGAAGGAAGTGACGATCATCGACGCCTTCGAGGCGGTCGGTGCGTGCTCGCGCGGGCTGATGAGCCGCGAGGACGTCGACGCGATCGAACGCGCCATCTGCCCCGGCGAGGGCGCGTGCGGCGGCATGTACACCGCGAACACGATGGCGTGCGCCGCCGAGGCGCTGGGAATGTCACTGCCCGGCAGCGCCGCTCCCCCGGCCACCGACCGCCGCCGCGACGGCTACGCCCGCCGCAGCGGCCAGGCCGTCGTCGAACTGCTGCGCCGCGGCATCACCACATCGGACATCCTCACGAAGGAGTCGTTCGAGAACGCGATCGCCGTCGTCATGGCGTTCGGCGGCTCCACCAACGCGGTGCTGCACCTGCTCGCGATCGCGCACGAAGCACAGGTGCCGCTCACCCTCGACGACTTCGCCCGCGTCGGTGCCCGCGTCCCGCACCTCGCGGACGTCAAGCCGTTCGGGCGGCACGTCATGATCGACGTCGACCGCATCGGCGGTGTCCCGGTCATCATGAAAGCGCTGCTCGACGCCGGCCTGCTGCACGGTGACTGCCTCACCGTCACCGGCCGCACCCTCGCCGAGAATCTCGCCGACATCGCACCCCCCGACCCCGATGGCAAGGTGCTGCGCGCACTGACCTCCCCGATCCACCCGACCGGCGGCATCACGATCCTGAAGGGCTCCCTCGCCCCGGGCGGGGCCGTCGTGAAGTCTGCGGGCTTCGATTCGTCCGTGTTCGAGGGCACGGCCCGGGTTTTCGATCGGGAGCGGGCCGCGATGGACGCGCTCGAGGACGGCACCATCACCGCCGGGGACGTCGTCGTCATCCGCTACGAGGGCCCCAAGGGCGGCCCGGGGATGCGGGAGATGCTGGCGATCACCGCCGCGATCAAGGGCGCGGGCCTCGGCAAGGACGTCCTGCTGCTCACCGACGGACGTTTCTCCGGTGGCACCACGGGCCTGTGCGTCGGACACGTCGCCCCCGAGGCCGTCGACGCGGGGCCCGTCGCGTTCGTCCGCGACGGCGACCGGATCCGGCTCGACGTCGCGTCCGGCACCCTCGATCTCCTGGTCGACGACAAGGAGCTCGCCACCCGCCGTGACGGATGGGAGCCCCTACCTCCGCGCTACACGCGCGGTGTCCTGGCCAAGTACACCAAGCTCGTCGGGTCTGCCTCCGACGGCGCCGTGTGCGGATGA
- a CDS encoding S1 family peptidase produces MLRRLSLILAVVAMIAATVGIGTATAAPPTTALGGGSGIVIDDKYECTLTTIGHDSAGRLVGLTAGHCGEVGWPVTPESDPAAGVVGHFAVSDHDYDYAVIEFDPAKVTPVNTIGQVTITDIGQPAQFPAVACKQGRTTGHTCGIVYGDLLQTQETWTQMCVIEGDSGSPVVVGTTLVAMVNAYLGVACIGPELGTNMQPILDSINASGGVGAGYRPI; encoded by the coding sequence ATGCTCCGACGACTTTCCTTGATTCTCGCGGTGGTGGCGATGATCGCCGCCACCGTCGGGATCGGTACCGCGACCGCTGCACCGCCCACCACGGCCCTGGGCGGCGGTTCCGGCATCGTGATCGACGACAAGTACGAATGCACCCTCACCACGATCGGGCACGACAGTGCGGGCCGGCTCGTCGGCCTGACGGCGGGCCACTGCGGTGAGGTGGGGTGGCCGGTGACCCCCGAATCCGATCCCGCCGCCGGGGTCGTCGGACACTTCGCGGTGTCCGACCACGACTACGACTATGCGGTGATCGAGTTCGATCCCGCGAAGGTGACACCGGTGAACACCATCGGGCAGGTCACGATCACCGACATCGGGCAGCCCGCGCAGTTCCCGGCCGTGGCGTGCAAGCAGGGCCGGACCACCGGGCACACGTGCGGAATCGTGTACGGCGACCTGCTGCAGACGCAGGAGACGTGGACGCAGATGTGCGTCATCGAGGGCGATTCCGGTTCGCCCGTCGTCGTCGGCACCACGTTGGTGGCTATGGTGAACGCCTACCTCGGGGTGGCGTGCATCGGTCCCGAACTGGGCACGAACATGCAGCCGATCCTCGACAGCATCAATGCGAGCGGCGGAGTGGGGGCCGGTTATCGACCCATCTGA